A window of the Scandinavium goeteborgense genome harbors these coding sequences:
- a CDS encoding LysR family transcriptional regulator: MLRLEDLTLFVRAAALGSFSEAAREAGLPPAQVSAAIKRLETQLNIRLFARSTRSLRLTPEGETWLPFATQMLDTLHAGLQQIQAPEDEVRGTLQIAVPSDLGRNLLLSVFQAFRQRHPALRLRILFSDSLTDVFKDPVDVAFRYGNNDDASFISLPVASENRRVLVASPEWIARHEVPKTPEELRQHDVLTYILRGRVYDRWTFIRDGQMQEVQVNSSVMSDDAEVIRRLAIAGEGIANKSWLDVSDDIAQGRLNIILPDYQGDKVPLNMICPHRKQLSTAVRLLYDAVSEKCATIMQHMPDR, translated from the coding sequence ATGCTCAGACTGGAAGACTTAACGTTGTTTGTTCGCGCGGCGGCGTTGGGCAGTTTTAGCGAAGCGGCGCGCGAGGCGGGACTGCCGCCTGCGCAGGTGAGCGCGGCGATTAAGCGCCTGGAAACGCAGCTCAATATCCGCTTATTTGCGCGTTCGACCCGCAGCCTGCGCCTTACGCCGGAAGGGGAAACCTGGCTGCCGTTCGCCACCCAAATGCTCGACACCTTGCATGCCGGGCTGCAACAAATACAGGCCCCGGAAGATGAAGTTCGCGGTACGTTGCAGATTGCCGTGCCGTCCGATCTTGGTCGTAACCTGCTGTTGTCGGTGTTTCAGGCTTTTCGTCAACGTCACCCGGCGCTGCGCCTGCGGATACTCTTTTCCGACAGCCTGACCGACGTGTTCAAGGATCCGGTGGATGTCGCGTTTCGCTACGGCAATAACGATGATGCGTCCTTTATTTCATTACCGGTAGCGTCTGAAAACCGCCGTGTGCTGGTGGCGTCACCGGAATGGATTGCGCGTCACGAGGTGCCAAAAACGCCGGAAGAATTACGCCAGCACGACGTGCTGACCTATATTCTACGCGGGCGCGTTTACGATCGCTGGACGTTTATACGTGACGGGCAGATGCAGGAAGTTCAGGTCAACAGCAGCGTAATGAGCGACGACGCCGAGGTCATTCGACGGCTGGCTATCGCGGGCGAGGGGATTGCCAACAAATCCTGGCTCGACGTCAGCGACGATATTGCTCAAGGGCGACTGAACATTATTCTACCGGATTATCAGGGGGATAAGGTTCCGCTGAATATGATTTGCCCGCACCGAAAACAGCTCTCCACGGCGGTGCGTTTATTGTATGACGCAGTGTCAGAAAAATGCGCCACAATAATGCAACATATGCCGGATCGTTAA
- a CDS encoding sensor domain-containing diguanylate cyclase: protein MHKLTIHPSTLLKEENTLFNTVALTVTTLVLFLASSVMQQAGHLALFWPLNALLVGLFLRFPFLNRPHNYLICSLVVLLANAASGNNDAGSVLITISNMSFVVILTKAILYEKKTPEEQLKINVLRLYSYCLLTALISSLLGSYAFGLTSHQTFLDIYSVWFSEQFSTSVLVLPFLLTWTGSLVPKKFDLLQVMPLSLLILSIVASSHSGGIGSLAVTLPALIWCAISYSLPVTCLLTQLTGIAEVLMVDSHWVYNGISGHITQIVSARMGIASVAISPVMVAVSVQAINMLVKQLSARANYDYLTRVHSRFGLYEKLRLQDEKTVNTALNVLLLDIDHFKSINDTHGHDCGDSVLTEFARRVKDVVGEKGIVARMGGEEFAVVMPDACGDNGYLLAEEIRAEIEQMEVNWEGDTLSLTVSIGLSHGQAARRQLVDAFDKLLSEADRYLYQSKKAGRNRTSAAPAVMDKLLVPSAS, encoded by the coding sequence ATGCATAAATTGACGATTCATCCTTCGACATTGCTGAAGGAAGAAAATACGCTATTTAACACCGTCGCCCTGACGGTGACGACGCTAGTCCTTTTTCTTGCCAGCAGCGTGATGCAGCAAGCTGGGCACTTGGCTCTTTTCTGGCCGTTAAATGCCTTATTGGTGGGTCTGTTTTTACGCTTCCCCTTTTTAAATCGGCCGCATAACTATTTAATTTGTTCATTGGTTGTGCTGCTGGCTAATGCTGCGTCCGGTAATAATGATGCGGGTTCGGTCCTGATCACGATCTCTAATATGTCGTTCGTCGTTATTCTGACGAAAGCCATTTTATATGAGAAGAAAACGCCGGAAGAGCAGCTGAAAATTAACGTCCTGCGTCTCTACAGTTATTGTCTGTTGACGGCATTAATTTCTTCTCTGCTCGGAAGCTACGCGTTTGGACTGACGTCCCATCAGACCTTCCTCGATATTTATTCGGTCTGGTTCAGCGAGCAATTTTCTACCAGCGTGTTGGTCCTGCCTTTCCTTCTGACCTGGACTGGCAGCCTGGTGCCCAAAAAATTCGATCTTCTCCAGGTGATGCCGCTCAGCCTGCTGATTTTGTCTATCGTTGCCTCTTCGCACAGCGGGGGGATCGGCAGCCTGGCGGTAACGCTGCCGGCGCTGATTTGGTGTGCGATCAGTTATTCGCTGCCAGTGACCTGTTTGCTGACACAGCTAACGGGCATCGCCGAAGTGCTGATGGTGGATTCTCATTGGGTTTATAACGGTATTTCCGGACATATCACCCAGATTGTTTCTGCGCGCATGGGGATTGCCTCTGTGGCCATCAGCCCGGTGATGGTTGCCGTGAGCGTACAGGCTATCAACATGCTGGTTAAACAGCTGTCGGCCCGCGCCAATTACGACTATCTGACCCGCGTGCATTCGCGTTTTGGCCTGTATGAAAAATTACGTTTGCAGGATGAGAAAACGGTCAATACCGCGCTGAACGTACTGCTGCTGGACATCGACCATTTCAAAAGCATCAACGATACGCACGGCCACGACTGCGGCGACAGCGTATTGACCGAATTTGCTCGCCGGGTCAAAGACGTGGTGGGTGAGAAGGGCATTGTGGCGCGTATGGGCGGCGAAGAGTTTGCCGTCGTCATGCCAGATGCCTGCGGAGATAACGGCTACCTTCTGGCAGAAGAGATTCGTGCCGAGATTGAACAGATGGAAGTGAACTGGGAAGGGGACACGCTTTCCCTGACCGTCAGTATCGGACTGAGCCACGGCCAGGCCGCACGGCGCCAGCTGGTCGATGCCTTTGACAAACTGCTCTCCGAAGCCGACCGATACCTGTATCAATCGAAAAAAGCAGGGCGTAACCGCACCTCTGCCGCACCTGCTGTCATGGACAAACTTCTGGTGCCTTCTGCCTCTTAA
- the metG gene encoding methionine--tRNA ligase has translation MTQVAKKILVTCALPYANGSIHLGHMLEHIQADVWVRYQRMRGHQVNFICADDAHGTPIMLKAQQLGISPEQMIAEMSQEHQTDFAGFNISYDNYHSTHSDENRELSELIYGRLKENGFIKNRTISQLYDPEKGMFLPDRFVKGTCPKCKSPDQYGDNCEVCGATYSPTELIEPKSVVSGATPVMRESEHFFFDLPSFSEMLQAWTRSGALQEQVANKMQEWFEHGLQQWDISRDAPYFGFEIPGAPGKYFYVWLDAPIGYMGSFKNLCDKRGDTTSFDEYWKKDSDAELYHFIGKDIVYFHSLFWPAMLEGSGFRKPTNLFVHGYVTVNGAKMSKSRGTFIKASTWLNHFDADSLRYYYTAKLSSRIDDIDLNLEDFVQRVNADIVNKVVNLASRNAGFIAKRFDGVLAAELADPELYKTFIDAAQSIGDAWESREFGKAVREIMALADLANRYVDEQAPWVVAKQEGRDADLQSICSMGINLFRVLMTYLKPVLPMLSERTEAFLNTELSWNSIQQPLLSHKVNTFKALYNRIDMKQVEALVEASKEEVKALSAPVTGSLADDPIQETITFDDFAKVDMRIALIENAEFVDGSDKLLRLTLDIGGEKRNVFSGIRSAYPDPQALIGRLTMMVANLAPRKMRFGISEGMVMAAGPGGKDIFLLSPDSGAQPGQQVK, from the coding sequence ATGACTCAAGTCGCGAAAAAAATTCTGGTAACGTGCGCACTGCCGTACGCCAACGGCTCCATCCACCTCGGTCATATGCTGGAGCATATCCAGGCTGATGTCTGGGTCCGTTACCAGCGAATGCGCGGCCATCAGGTCAATTTCATCTGCGCCGATGACGCCCACGGCACGCCTATCATGCTGAAAGCTCAGCAGCTTGGCATCTCCCCAGAGCAGATGATTGCCGAAATGAGTCAGGAACATCAGACCGATTTCGCCGGCTTTAACATCAGCTATGACAACTACCACTCAACGCACAGCGATGAGAACCGTGAGCTGTCCGAGCTTATCTACGGCCGCCTGAAAGAGAACGGTTTTATCAAAAACCGCACTATCTCTCAGCTTTACGACCCGGAAAAAGGCATGTTCCTGCCGGATCGTTTCGTGAAAGGTACCTGCCCGAAATGTAAATCCCCGGATCAGTACGGCGATAACTGCGAAGTGTGCGGCGCGACCTACAGCCCAACCGAGCTTATCGAGCCGAAATCCGTAGTATCCGGCGCTACGCCAGTGATGCGTGAGTCTGAGCACTTCTTCTTCGATCTGCCATCCTTTAGCGAAATGCTGCAGGCATGGACCCGCAGCGGCGCGCTGCAGGAGCAGGTCGCGAACAAAATGCAAGAGTGGTTCGAGCACGGTCTGCAGCAGTGGGATATCTCCCGCGATGCGCCGTACTTTGGCTTTGAAATCCCAGGCGCACCGGGTAAATACTTCTACGTCTGGCTGGACGCGCCAATTGGCTACATGGGTTCCTTCAAGAACCTGTGCGACAAACGCGGCGATACCACCAGCTTCGACGAATACTGGAAAAAAGATTCCGACGCCGAGCTGTATCACTTCATCGGTAAAGACATCGTTTATTTCCACAGCCTGTTCTGGCCTGCGATGCTGGAAGGCAGCGGTTTCCGTAAACCGACCAACCTGTTCGTCCACGGCTACGTGACGGTGAACGGTGCGAAGATGTCCAAATCTCGCGGCACCTTCATCAAGGCCAGCACCTGGCTGAACCATTTCGATGCCGACAGCCTGCGCTACTACTACACCGCGAAACTCTCTTCCCGCATCGACGATATCGACCTTAACCTCGAAGATTTCGTGCAGCGCGTGAACGCCGATATCGTGAATAAAGTCGTGAACCTGGCGTCCCGTAATGCGGGCTTCATCGCCAAACGCTTTGACGGCGTGCTGGCGGCGGAACTGGCTGACCCTGAGCTGTACAAAACCTTCATCGACGCTGCACAGTCTATTGGCGACGCGTGGGAAAGCCGTGAATTCGGTAAAGCCGTGCGTGAAATCATGGCGCTGGCTGACCTTGCCAACCGCTATGTTGACGAGCAGGCTCCGTGGGTCGTGGCAAAACAGGAAGGCCGCGATGCTGACCTGCAGTCCATCTGCTCCATGGGTATCAACCTGTTCCGCGTGCTGATGACCTACCTGAAGCCGGTGCTGCCGATGCTGTCAGAACGTACCGAAGCGTTCCTTAACACGGAACTGAGCTGGAACAGCATTCAGCAGCCGCTGCTTAGCCACAAGGTAAACACCTTCAAGGCGCTGTATAACCGCATCGACATGAAGCAGGTTGAAGCCCTGGTTGAGGCGTCTAAAGAAGAAGTGAAAGCCCTGAGTGCGCCGGTGACTGGCTCGCTGGCGGATGACCCGATTCAGGAAACCATTACCTTTGACGATTTCGCCAAAGTCGACATGCGCATTGCGCTGATTGAAAACGCCGAGTTTGTTGACGGTTCTGACAAGCTGCTGCGCCTGACGCTGGATATCGGCGGTGAGAAACGCAACGTCTTCTCCGGGATCCGTTCTGCGTATCCTGATCCACAGGCGCTGATTGGTCGTCTGACGATGATGGTGGCAAACCTTGCGCCGCGTAAAATGCGCTTCGGTATTTCCGAAGGAATGGTGATGGCCGCAGGTCCTGGCGGGAAAGATATTTTCCTGTTAAGCCCGGACAGCGGTGCGCAGCCTGGTCAGCAGGTTAAATAA
- the apbC gene encoding iron-sulfur cluster carrier protein ApbC: MNSQSQAKSPERLRAMVAGTLANFQHPTLKHNLTALKALHHVAWLDDIIHVEIQMPFAWQSAFEELKEQCSADLLRITGAKAVDWKLSHAIATLKRVKNQPGINGVKNIVAVSSGKGGVGKSSTAVNLALALAAEGAKVGILDADIYGPSVPMMIGAEGERPTSPDGTHMAPIMKFNLATNSIGYLVTDDNAMVWRGPMASKALLQMLQETMWPDLDYLILDMPPGTGDIQLTLAQNIPVTGALVVTTPQDIALIDAKKGIVMFEKVEVPVLGIVENMSMHVCSNCGHHEPIFGTGGAERLAQQYHTQLLGQMPLHISLREDLDRGTPTVVARPDSEFTTLYRQLAGRVAAQLYWQGEVIPGEIAFRAV; the protein is encoded by the coding sequence ATGAATTCACAATCCCAGGCCAAATCCCCGGAGCGCCTGCGTGCGATGGTCGCGGGTACGCTGGCCAACTTTCAGCACCCAACCCTGAAGCACAACCTTACGGCCCTGAAAGCGTTGCACCATGTGGCGTGGCTCGATGACATCATTCACGTTGAAATCCAGATGCCGTTCGCCTGGCAGAGCGCGTTTGAAGAGCTGAAAGAACAATGCAGCGCTGACCTGCTGCGCATTACCGGTGCGAAAGCGGTCGACTGGAAGCTGTCGCATGCGATTGCCACGCTGAAACGCGTTAAAAATCAGCCAGGCATTAACGGCGTGAAGAATATCGTTGCCGTGAGTTCCGGCAAAGGCGGCGTGGGTAAATCGTCTACCGCGGTAAACCTGGCGCTGGCGCTGGCCGCTGAAGGCGCAAAAGTCGGCATTCTTGACGCCGACATTTATGGCCCGTCCGTGCCGATGATGATCGGCGCAGAAGGCGAACGCCCGACGTCCCCTGATGGCACCCACATGGCGCCAATCATGAAATTCAACCTGGCCACCAACTCGATTGGTTACCTGGTGACCGATGACAACGCGATGGTCTGGCGTGGCCCGATGGCCAGCAAAGCGCTGTTGCAGATGCTGCAAGAAACGATGTGGCCGGATCTCGATTATCTGATACTGGATATGCCGCCAGGCACCGGTGACATTCAGTTGACGCTGGCGCAGAACATTCCGGTCACCGGCGCACTGGTGGTCACTACCCCGCAGGACATTGCGCTGATCGACGCGAAAAAAGGCATCGTGATGTTCGAGAAGGTCGAAGTCCCGGTGCTCGGTATCGTCGAGAACATGAGCATGCACGTGTGCAGCAACTGCGGCCACCACGAGCCCATTTTTGGCACCGGTGGCGCAGAGCGTCTGGCACAGCAGTATCACACCCAGCTGCTGGGACAGATGCCGCTGCATATCAGCCTGCGTGAAGACCTCGACCGCGGCACGCCAACGGTCGTCGCGCGTCCGGACAGTGAATTCACCACCCTGTATCGCCAGCTGGCAGGCCGCGTGGCCGCGCAACTTTACTGGCAGGGCGAAGTCATCCCCGGTGAGATTGCCTTCCGCGCCGTGTAA
- a CDS encoding GNAT family N-acetyltransferase: MIIRPGHPSDRPFLRTLYLHARKISWPWADRSDWQLEDFDAATLDETVWVAEIDGHRVGFASVWERDNFLHNLFVDPDWQGQGVGAALLEQVQTTFTSTGALKCLIQNEQALTFYHHHGWHTEARGASPDGDYWLLHYRLR; encoded by the coding sequence ATGATCATTCGCCCAGGACATCCTTCTGACCGTCCTTTCCTGCGCACCTTATACCTTCATGCACGTAAAATCAGCTGGCCGTGGGCCGACAGGAGCGACTGGCAGCTGGAAGATTTTGATGCCGCTACGCTCGATGAAACCGTGTGGGTCGCTGAAATTGATGGCCACCGCGTCGGGTTTGCTTCCGTCTGGGAACGCGATAACTTTCTGCATAACCTGTTTGTTGACCCCGACTGGCAGGGTCAGGGCGTGGGTGCCGCGCTGCTTGAGCAGGTACAAACGACCTTTACCAGCACCGGTGCGCTGAAGTGCCTGATACAGAATGAGCAGGCACTAACGTTTTATCATCATCACGGCTGGCATACCGAAGCCCGCGGCGCATCACCGGATGGCGATTACTGGTTATTGCATTACCGTCTACGCTGA
- a CDS encoding putative bifunctional diguanylate cyclase/phosphodiesterase, whose amino-acid sequence MIILLVALLVMILCATGLLNYQSRKAGNLMNEQLLNTQSEMVQLKLGDFLDNPHQLSLLMQKFLQGGQAAVDDGMVRPELVYLGSRAFADMQAMQSFSWTDANGNYFSVKRDSTTGRIFLERSTPQDPTQLITYSGISEQSNIVKSVNNFNVNSFSWFHIAQHQRNPWWISEPGVKGHIATYHLPIYTKEGQFAGVISTGLMPAKMSGYLAQLLPSKDYSLLILDEDQHVVASTDNAMMPDKLPSSLTHETEDCNCDKLTSFHVNGKRFMAKTFDVRDSEYLLKWHGVLVAPHQATLATTRQQHLMITLASAAVILLLMAAISLVILRFTGSLKETAGKVKEMGFKPWKKESKKRTFPELKTLNEELERVAELMPSMGAQRTSLEEDAETGFLTLGGLMHTPALYDNRNLLAMIKVSNFNSVKNALGSALAKEFIQSFAERLRSILPEGALCCRDREDTFIIAFTGTYESKDVAWYRGVITSVFREQSAEIAGESHIFTGHAGMIIEPLTEEGFSECLRNVSLAVQHTQNQRNGACDLYTPEMREEEVNNLRLHQALRDDLQTEGFHLVLQPIVPFAEQVQCTEGECLIRWQSNVLGFVPPDRFIALAEHTGMIVPLGKWIIDTACRELATFIARGAPPDFKLHINISAVQLQQADFSRHLLECIHRYELHNNNICIEITESVLLHDTHRIVEILAYLRRLGISVAIDDFGSGYSSLSYLHSLPFDCLKIDRGFVRNVLEDKKSEAVIASVLMLSRSFEVPLVAEGVETAEMAAKLHEMGCDLAQGYYYSRPKPFADFVTANGQFIVQPE is encoded by the coding sequence ATGATAATTTTGCTGGTCGCGCTGCTGGTCATGATCCTGTGCGCCACCGGTCTGCTCAACTATCAGTCCCGTAAAGCGGGTAATCTGATGAACGAGCAATTGTTAAACACACAGAGTGAGATGGTTCAGCTCAAGCTGGGAGATTTTCTCGACAACCCGCACCAGCTCAGCTTGTTGATGCAGAAATTCCTCCAGGGAGGCCAGGCCGCCGTCGATGATGGCATGGTGCGCCCAGAGTTAGTCTATTTAGGTTCTCGTGCTTTTGCCGATATGCAGGCGATGCAAAGCTTCTCCTGGACCGATGCCAACGGAAACTACTTCTCCGTAAAACGCGACAGCACCACCGGGCGTATTTTCCTTGAGCGAAGCACTCCGCAGGATCCGACGCAGCTCATCACCTACAGCGGGATTAGCGAGCAAAGCAACATCGTTAAATCGGTCAACAATTTCAACGTCAACAGCTTCTCGTGGTTCCACATCGCGCAGCATCAGCGTAACCCGTGGTGGATAAGCGAACCCGGCGTTAAAGGCCATATCGCGACCTATCATCTGCCGATATACACCAAAGAAGGACAGTTTGCCGGGGTGATTTCTACCGGACTGATGCCTGCCAAAATGAGCGGCTATCTGGCACAACTGCTGCCGAGTAAAGATTACTCCCTGCTGATTCTGGACGAAGACCAGCACGTGGTGGCCAGCACCGATAACGCGATGATGCCTGACAAATTGCCGTCTTCGCTGACTCACGAAACGGAAGACTGCAACTGCGATAAATTGACCTCATTCCACGTCAACGGTAAACGCTTTATGGCGAAGACCTTTGACGTGCGCGACAGTGAGTACCTGCTCAAATGGCACGGCGTGCTGGTTGCGCCGCATCAGGCGACGCTGGCAACGACCCGTCAGCAGCATTTGATGATTACGCTCGCCAGCGCGGCGGTGATTCTGCTGCTGATGGCGGCAATCAGCCTGGTTATCCTGCGTTTCACCGGCTCGCTGAAAGAGACGGCCGGGAAGGTCAAAGAGATGGGTTTCAAGCCGTGGAAAAAAGAGAGCAAAAAGCGGACTTTCCCGGAACTGAAGACGCTAAACGAAGAACTTGAACGCGTGGCTGAGCTGATGCCGTCGATGGGCGCGCAGCGTACCAGTCTTGAAGAAGATGCGGAAACCGGCTTCCTGACGCTCGGCGGCCTGATGCACACGCCTGCGCTGTATGACAACCGCAATCTGCTGGCGATGATCAAGGTCAGCAACTTCAATTCCGTCAAAAATGCGCTCGGTAGCGCGCTGGCGAAAGAGTTTATTCAGTCCTTTGCGGAACGCCTGCGCAGCATTTTGCCGGAAGGCGCCCTGTGCTGTCGCGACCGCGAAGACACGTTCATCATCGCCTTTACCGGGACGTATGAAAGCAAAGACGTGGCGTGGTATCGCGGCGTGATCACCTCCGTATTCCGCGAACAGTCGGCGGAAATTGCCGGTGAATCGCATATCTTTACCGGTCACGCCGGGATGATTATCGAACCGCTGACCGAAGAAGGCTTCAGCGAGTGCCTGCGTAACGTCAGCCTTGCCGTGCAGCACACCCAGAATCAGCGCAACGGCGCATGCGATCTCTATACGCCAGAAATGCGTGAAGAAGAGGTTAACAACCTGCGTCTGCACCAGGCCCTGCGCGACGATCTGCAAACCGAAGGTTTCCACCTTGTGTTGCAGCCTATCGTGCCGTTTGCGGAACAGGTGCAGTGTACGGAAGGGGAGTGCCTGATTCGCTGGCAGTCCAACGTGCTGGGCTTCGTGCCGCCGGACAGGTTCATCGCTCTGGCCGAACACACCGGCATGATCGTCCCGCTGGGCAAATGGATAATCGACACCGCCTGCCGCGAGCTGGCGACGTTTATCGCCCGTGGCGCGCCGCCTGACTTCAAACTGCACATCAATATCTCTGCGGTACAGCTGCAGCAGGCGGATTTCTCCCGTCATCTGCTGGAGTGCATTCATCGCTATGAACTGCACAACAACAATATCTGCATCGAGATCACCGAAAGTGTGCTGCTGCATGACACACACCGGATCGTCGAGATCCTCGCGTATCTGCGCCGCCTGGGCATTTCTGTGGCGATCGATGATTTCGGTTCCGGCTACTCGAGCCTGTCTTATCTGCATTCCCTGCCGTTCGACTGTCTGAAAATCGACCGTGGCTTTGTGAGAAACGTGCTGGAAGACAAGAAAAGTGAAGCGGTTATTGCCTCTGTGCTGATGCTGTCGCGCAGCTTCGAGGTGCCGCTGGTGGCTGAAGGGGTGGAAACCGCCGAAATGGCCGCCAAGCTGCACGAAATGGGGTGCGATCTGGCACAGGGATACTATTACTCACGACCAAAACCGTTTGCCGATTTTGTGACGGCTAATGGTCAGTTTATTGTGCAGCCCGAATAA
- a CDS encoding RcnB family protein yields the protein MRKTKMMLLGVLLATAGAVSAAPATVPTSGIQKYELKDFIADFTHFNIGDSVPAMYRSQEYNIKQWQLRNLPAPDAGSHWTYMGGNYVLIGDTDGKIMKIYDGEIFYHR from the coding sequence ATGCGTAAAACAAAAATGATGCTTCTGGGCGTACTGCTGGCAACAGCAGGTGCGGTATCAGCTGCACCGGCAACAGTGCCAACTTCTGGGATTCAGAAATACGAGTTAAAAGATTTTATTGCTGATTTCACCCATTTCAACATCGGTGATAGCGTGCCAGCAATGTACCGTTCGCAAGAGTACAACATCAAACAGTGGCAGTTGCGTAACCTGCCTGCCCCGGATGCGGGTAGCCACTGGACTTACATGGGCGGCAACTACGTCCTGATTGGCGACACCGACGGCAAGATTATGAAGATCTACGATGGTGAGATTTTCTATCATCGTTAA
- the btsR gene encoding two-component system response regulator BtsR, with product MLKVLIVDDEPLARENLRFLLEKQADIEIVGECDNAVEGIGAVHHLRPDVVFLDIQMPRISGLEMIGMLDPEHRPWVVFLTAFDEYAVKAFEEHAFDYLLKPIEEKRLDKTLGRLRQERCQQDISVFGESQQALKFIPCTGHSRIWLLQMEDVAFVSSRMSGVYVTDGAGKEGYTELTLRTLESRTPLLRCHRQHLVNMSHLKEIRLEENGQAELLLRAGQTVPVSRRYLKSLKEALGL from the coding sequence ATGCTGAAGGTGTTAATTGTCGATGATGAGCCGCTGGCGCGGGAAAATCTGCGCTTTTTGCTGGAGAAGCAGGCCGATATTGAAATCGTAGGTGAATGCGACAACGCGGTAGAAGGCATTGGCGCGGTGCATCATTTGCGGCCCGATGTGGTGTTTCTCGATATTCAGATGCCGCGTATCAGCGGGCTGGAAATGATCGGCATGCTCGACCCGGAGCACCGTCCGTGGGTGGTGTTTCTCACCGCCTTTGACGAATACGCGGTGAAGGCGTTTGAAGAACACGCTTTTGATTATCTGCTCAAGCCTATCGAAGAGAAGCGGCTGGATAAAACCCTCGGTCGTTTGCGGCAGGAGCGCTGCCAGCAGGATATCTCGGTGTTCGGCGAAAGCCAGCAGGCGCTGAAATTCATCCCCTGCACCGGGCATAGCCGGATTTGGCTGTTACAGATGGAAGATGTGGCGTTTGTCAGCAGCCGCATGAGCGGCGTGTATGTCACCGACGGCGCGGGTAAAGAAGGTTACACCGAGCTGACGCTGCGCACCCTGGAAAGCCGCACGCCACTGCTGCGCTGTCATCGTCAGCATCTGGTGAATATGTCGCACCTGAAAGAGATTCGCCTGGAAGAGAACGGTCAGGCAGAGTTATTGCTGCGTGCCGGACAAACCGTGCCGGTGAGTCGTCGCTATCTTAAGAGTCTGAAAGAGGCGTTAGGGCTGTAA
- a CDS encoding DUF1456 family protein yields MISNDIIRSLRYILKTNNAGLVRLWALAEAVATPEMIDAWVRKEDDAGFQRCPDIMLSLLLNGLIYDKRGKDESAPALVTERRMTNNLVLKKLRIAFSLKTDDILAILTEQQFRVSMPEITAMMRAPDHKNYRECGDQFLRYFLRGLTARFNPKPEKKA; encoded by the coding sequence ATGATCAGTAACGATATCATCCGTAGCCTGCGCTACATCCTGAAAACCAATAATGCCGGTCTGGTTCGCCTGTGGGCGCTGGCGGAAGCCGTTGCCACGCCAGAGATGATCGATGCCTGGGTGCGTAAAGAAGATGACGCCGGTTTTCAGCGCTGCCCGGACATTATGCTGTCGCTGTTGCTCAACGGACTTATCTACGACAAGCGCGGGAAAGATGAATCTGCCCCGGCGCTGGTGACAGAACGCCGCATGACCAATAACCTGGTGCTGAAAAAGCTGCGTATCGCGTTCTCACTCAAAACCGATGATATTCTGGCTATTCTGACCGAGCAGCAGTTCCGCGTTTCGATGCCGGAAATTACCGCCATGATGCGCGCGCCGGATCATAAAAATTACCGCGAATGCGGCGATCAGTTCTTGCGCTATTTCCTGCGAGGGTTGACGGCTCGTTTTAATCCGAAGCCTGAAAAGAAAGCCTAA